CTCCCCGCGCAGTGAGTGTGGAAGAGCTGGTGATACAGTTCAGTACACAGCCTCACTCCCCCTGGGTCCTCCCAGCGCAGTGAGTGTGATGAACTGAAATTCAATAGGAAACAGGGCTTCTGGTGGTAATAGCCTAGAGTTTATTTAAACTTTAGCCATGTGgtaaactttttacatttttcccAACAAAAACCTGCAAATATGCATTAGGTTCTGATTCATTTTGTAAACGCCAATCTTGAAAAATTTAACGGTTCGTGTCAGATTATTAGTAACCCTGGATTACCTGGGGCTGGATTACTGTAATCCAAGATTACTGTTTATCCTGGGTCTGTGAAGCAAGCTCTCCCCAGTTTGAGCTCCTACAGAATTCCCAGCTTCCACGTCCGACATTGTAAATGGGCCGGTCTTTCTTTCCCGAGCCCAGTGTCCTGCTGATTTGGTTTTTGGTGACGAACTCCCTTCCCTTTTCCTTTCAGACCCCCCGACCGTCACTCTCTCTGTTGAGCCGCAGACCGTCCTGGAAGGAGCCAAGGTTCTCTTCGTCTGCTTTGCTTCGGCCAACCCGGAGATCACCGGCTACAGGTACCGCTCAGGACTGCCTGCCTTGTCACTGCTGGACAATGCAATGGGGCAAAGTAGAACagaacaaatacaacacaaaacaaaacgccTAAAAAAAGTCAGTGTTTTGGAACTAGCAGGCCGGTAGTGCACTTAGCAGCTACAAAGCAATATAACTGCTTCCCTGATTAGGAAAACAACATGCTCTTGCCACTGATCATGCTTACAGAGCTATACATTGTTTTGTTCCCCTGCTATTATGAAGGCATACACAGGTTTTCAGATCGACCCAATAAAGTAGTTTGCAAGATATCAGAGACTCAAGATTTTATAGAAGTGAATATCTAAGCAAACAACACcccccactctcctctctctcaggtggGCGAAAGGCGGCGTGCTCATCTCCGAGGCCAATGGAGACAGCCTGGAGGCCACGGTCGACCACACCTACTTCACCGACCCCGTGTCCTGCGAGGTGTCCAACTCCGTGGGCAGCACCAACGTCAGCACCCTGGTGGATGTGCAGTGTAAGCGCTTACTGCCTCTCGCTCTCCCGGGTTGTTCTCCAgttttttgcatcacctagaattttaggattgagacatgatttaaaaaaaaagagatcagcAGGTTTTGTTCGACTTTCAACAAGCATGTGATTAAATCGTCTACACAATAGGGGATGACCCTGTGCGCAGAACTTTGTCGGTAGCTGTTTCAGGGACTAAGTCATAAATTAATTTAGGATTCTCATAGGAGGCattggggtttggggtttggggtttggggtttggggtttggggttctTCAGTGTGTTTTTAACTCGGTTCTTTTATTTGCAGTCGGTCCGATGCTGATGTCTGAACCCAAGCCCCAGTCTGTGGATGTCGGAATGGACGCTGCCTTTACCTGCTCCTGGACAGGGAACCCACCTTTGACCTTAGCCTGGACCAAAGTGGGCTCAAACGTGGTAAGTGGACCAGCCCTTATTTTCAGCACGTATTCAAACAATCCCACAGGAACCATGAAGAGAGGTGAAATACCCAAAGTAAACCATGACGAATCTGCCAAAGCAGTTCTCTCCTGTCCGCTTGATTctcattttattctctttttaaCTTGTTCTTACCTGTAAAGAATGTCCTCTTTGGCTCTTTTTTTCATTGCCTAAGTTTAGAACTTTTATAGTTCAGGGTGAGTTtccttaagctgagggaacataaaGCCACTTTTCCAGTAGCTGGGTTTCTAGGTTTCATGGCACAAAATAGGAGACTTGGCGGGTTTGTCTCCTGGTGGTGTATGGAACCAGGTGTAAAGCAGCGTTAATGATTAACAGGTCTTTGGGGTCTTCAGCTTAAAAAAAAGGCTAGCAATGAGAATGGCAAGCAGCCCCTGCGATCCAGAGAGCTTACAGTAAATGCTTATCCATAGGGGGTTATTCTCTCTGCCTCCAGTGACATGACTGTCTCCTCCTACAGGTCATCGTAACGGGAAACACTCTGAGCTGAAGGCGGTCCCCAGGAGGATGCTGGGAGCTAAGGCCGTGCAAAGCCACGTGCCGCTGAGTGGGAGTGGCGAGCAGGAGGTCACTCTCACAGTGAAGGTGCGTCCTGCAatggcacttccgggaaggggaGAAGTTGAGAGACCACACAGCATTTGGGGCGTGTTGTGTGCGTGttgtgtgagcgtgtgtgagcATGAGGACTTCAACAGGGAAAGCATTCACCAAAAGTAAAAGCACATAAAGCATAGGCGAGCATTAGAAGGTATGTAGGTAAAGAACAGGGAGCATTGTTAAACGCACAGAAGAGGTTGCTAAGCAtctagggaagcattgtagaaaGCAAACGAGCGGCTCTGGTAGACCATTGAGGGAAGCTTGGTAACAGCACaggaggggtatggtaaagcctGGGGAAGCATGTGCAAAGCAAACGAGAGGTCTTCTGGTATAAGATGGGGAAAAGCAGTGTAAAAGACAGAGAGGGTCTGTAATGGAGCATAGtgaaggcattgtaaagcactgagaggtatggtaaagcaaattttaaaagtcttttatttataatgatCGCTGGAGGCTATTGGTCCCGGGACAGCATTCAGACTTTAAGGCTCCCAATGGATAACCTGTTCCATACAGCCTCATCCTCCACTCTGTGTGAAAATGGCCCACTGTCCTGAATCTGTCTCTGATCTCCTCTCATTTCTTTaccccccctctttctctccaGGCCCCCCACTGATCACAGCAGAGCCCCTCCAGCACGCAGCCAAGGGGGGCAATGCGAAGCTTGAGTGTTTCGTTGACAGCACGCCCCCGCCAGACAAGATTGTAAGTGTAGTCAAACTGGTATAGAAAAAGGTGAATGCAGAATCTGTATTtaatccaacaaaacaaacacaagttttGTGAATTGGGCTCAATGTATGTCCTCTGCCTGCCTTCACTCTCAGAAAGTTAGGTGGTGTATTAGAAgccagggctggaaataagactcccgttgcacagcagtttcacccattcctggtttgaATACAAGCCAGCTGACCTAGTTTGTGACGTACCGTCCCAAGAGTAAAAAGGGTAGGGACTTATTCGGCCGAACGACATATTACAAAAGACGACCTTTGGCTGaccatctccccccccccccagtacagGGACGGGCCAGACCAGGAAGAGCCACTTGGTGGAACAGTCCTCCGTCTGAGTCCAGCTAAGTGCAGTGGTGGCGGTTGGTTTGTTGCCTCGGTGGCCGGGGGAGTGATGTCATCGCTGGTCATCACAGAGACGACAGAGCATGACTTCAGCATTCGCTACAACTGCAGCGCGTGGAACCGCTTCGGAGAGGGAGTGGCCCTGCTAACACTCCAGGAGCAAGGTGGGAGGGGCTGCCcggtcattattattatattctgtcATGGGAGGGGGTTTCAGGGTTTGGGTTAGAGGGCCTCTGGATGTGCCTTCGTACACAAAAAAAGCTACagtattttcaaagcttttctgCCATCTTTAATTTGTAAAACGATAGACAAACAGCTTTAGAGACCGACTGTATAGAGCTGTGTCTTTTTCTGATTCCGGGAAGGGATTTCAATCCAGTCCTttggtacagtacagtgcaatctTCAGCCGATTCTTCATTGACTCCTATCCTCGATCTGTACTTTGTTTCCCTGCAGAAGTGCTCCCCCTAATGATCATAGTGGGTGCTGCAGTTGGGGGCGGAGCCATTCTCCTGGCCTGTATCCTTGTCATCATCCTGCTGCGCTGCAGGAACTCTGGGAAAGGTGAGGTCAAAGCTCCTATGCACGCACTGTAGCGATTACATTCTTAAATGAAGAAGCTTTGATCGTTTGTGCAGCAAAAGCAAAGATGGTCCCATTTGGGGATTTGGTCTACTCTCGTCGCATGCTTGtcaaattaaatcaaaaccaCGTCAGAAAGATGAATAACCACCTGGTGCAACGTTCTTGCTGTCAGTTTTCTCTTCTCCACAAAGAGAGCCACTGAGCTGCGGGGCAGCGACTGAGTTAGCATGCCAGTCCTGCTAGTGAACTCTCGAGGGGTTTGGCGACCTCTGCCGGGGGGGTCACCGCCTCCATGCCCCGATCCCTCCTCCCAGGCCAGGGAGGAGGGTCCGTTCTGCTCGTGGGCGGAGATCCAAGAGTGACATCCGAGTGCAGATCGTGCACAGCGACCACAACGTGGCCCGGACCAATGAGGACGAAGAGGAGGACGTGAAGGAGACAATGGTAGGCCACCTTTTCTGAAATAATGGCACAATGAAAAATAGGCTGATTCAGTTGTGTGTGTAGATGAGCCTTGTGTCCACTGAGTTAACAATTCAAAAGTCATAGTGAGCTCAGTTGAAGGATGGGGGTTACAATCTTTTATCATTCATTGTATGTGTAATTGTGTATTGTCAAGTTGTAGGCTATACTCGCAGTCCTACAATGTCTTGGCATGTCGCCGTATCTTACCACACAGAGTTCACATAAACAGTTTTATCATTCTAAAAATAAGATGTGAAACACAAGGAGATGGGGGGCCGTTTCTGTCCACACGCCTCCTAGCGCATTGTGGAAGTGGGAATAGATGTTGTGAAGAGTGTCTATTACCATACGTCTAAATACAGGGCCATTCAGCAAGGTAACCCTCACGCACTCAACGAAAGGGTCTCCTGAAATGTGGTCTTAACACTGGATATGTGTGTCTTCAGGTGCTCTTTCTCATAGGACGAGGTAACACACCGGCCCCCAGCGGAATTCACACCGGATGATCCTCGGTCATAGCGTAAAGACAACCCGGACCGTAACCATCGCAGATGTACACAGGTGTAAACACACGATGAGGGGCTAGTGAGCAATCAAGCCCCACTTGAATAAACTGCTAAAAACTTGAAGATGGAACCGActctgtgtgaccccgagcaagtcaattaacctccttgtgcttcgtcctttggtcgagacgcaaaacaaacaaggtcctattggaagagactctgcagcagcagcagcagtggttgatgaagcagagttcaccccccctagtctctaagtcgctttttTTGTTGGAATAAGAGTATCTGCTAAAGAACCccatattactaataataatctaataataataataataataaatcactatAACACACTANNNNNNNNNNNNNNNNNNNNNNNNNNNNNNNNNNNNNNNNNNNNNNNNNNNNNNNNNNNNNNNNNNNNNNNNNNNNNNNNNNNNNNNNNNNNNNNNNNNNNNNNNNNNNNNNNNNNNNNNNNNNNNNNNNNNNNNNNNNNNNNNNNNNNNNNNNNNNNNNNNNNNNNNNNNNNNNNNNNNNNNNNNNNNNNNNNNNNNNNNNNNNNNNNNNNNNNNNNNNNNNNNNNNNNNNNNNNNNNNNNNNNNNNNNNNNNNNNNNNNNNNNNNNNNNNNNNNNNNNNNNNNNNNNNNNNNNNNNNNNNNNNNNNNNNNNNNNNNNNNNNNNNNNNNNNNNNNNNNNNNNNNNNNNNNNNNNNNNNNNNNNNNNNNNNNNNNNNNNNNNNNNNNNNNNNNNNNNNNNNNNNNNNNNNNNNNNNNNNNNNNNNNNNNNNNNNNNNNNNNNNNNNNNNNNNNNNNNNNNNNNNNNNNNNNNNNNNNNNNNNNNNNNNNNNNNNNNNNNNTGAGTACACACAGGTTGaaacatttcactaattttgtgacctttcaaacaatcatttgcacctgagctgattttagggctgcagtagcaaaggggttaaatacatatacaactaagatgaatctgtttttctctgtaaatattactcatttatattctatatgcatttcttaactttatcaacgtggagtagtttgtgcagattctacatgtaaaatctaatttgaaagcgtcgtagagtacgctcaggtgccaacaaaatgtgaaaactttggggtgaatacttctgcaaccaCTGTAtatgcttttgcacctcatttcTTGTTGGCTTGAAGAAACTGTGCACCAAtgtaaaattaattgtttttaattggtaCCCTATATTAAAAAGAGGTTTTATTCTTTTTCTACCTACAGGCGGAGATTCACAAATGTCTGCCTTGATAAGCTCTGTGCATACCTCGTGGAACTGCAGTCTTTAGCCCCGAACCATGCCTTACAGCAGACCATCGGAAACTTCAAATCCCTGCAGGCTAAACTACAGAAAGTTTACTGATATGTGGATGGTTGCTGCCTGGCACTTTGTAAATGCATCACTGCCTCCAACGTGGGGAGAATCACTTGGAATGAAAAGCTGGTTCCTGACTCCTCCCACATAATTTCCTCTCAGTATAGTGGATTTGGTAGTGGTAAGCAGGTCCAGCTGTTTGATTGGTAGGTCTGACCTCCATTTTACCAAGGATTCGCTGGAAGATTGTATTGCCTTGCCCACGTGTAGTGGATTGTCCAGTTATGGTAAAGATGGCAAGTGCAGAAGTGAAGCCTTCACTTAGTGTTGCCGTCTTTACTGCAGACAAACAATGCGTTGGACAAGCACAGGGAGATGCCAAGAATTCTTAACAAAGGGGAGGCTAAATGAACCAATTTAAAAACGTGGATTCCAATGATCAAAATTGGTAGCTTGCATTAGTGTTGCCCTCTTTCAGTTTGAGAGTTTGAAGCAAGTTCAGAACATTAATTTCCCacacaaatgttgttttattttgtttacatagaATAAATGACCATGCAGTTGCttgataatgtactgtagtaccaTTGTAAATAACCAGTTTTGGTTATTTGATCTTGGTTAGTACAATGCATAACTGTAATTTTCATGTAAATTAAACTacagatctgaaaaaaaaatgcatgtaaaagTCTGAGCTTGCCAATTTTGACTAAAACCAAGTTGCATTTCTATGTATTATACAATTTAACAAGGTCATTTTCCATTACTGTATCAGAAACATCAAAATTTGAGTTGAAGTATTCTTGCTTGGAGAGATGTAGTTTTCCTGACCACCTCCAGTTGCAAACTGGATCATCTTTCATCTTGTGATGTTACTGGTCATAAGCTGATAAGTAGCTTGGTTTTACACATTCAGCCAAAATATGatcttgttttgttaatgtgaacATGTCTTAATCCAGTTTTCCTCCTGACCTAGCTTTAGATAAAAACACAAGTCAAATTCCCTCCTACCCaatcccaaaaacaaaaaaaatactgtggatCCTAATAAGCATGGAGTTTCTTGGGCAAGGAAAAATATTCTGAAAGTATGTGTAGAATACGCTTCTGACACTAGATGCCTAGTGAACTAAAGCAGAGAGTTGCAGTGTGTACCATGTCATGTGAGTTGATGTTAATAATATACATCACTGTCGTAAAATTGTTTGAACCTTTCAAAGGGTGTATTTTCGATGCCTCGATCGTCACGTATTGTTGATGGCTTGAGTTTAATCATTTTTGCCGTAaattacgggggggggggggggggggcggggggggatgGGGTGTCAACTGAAATAATAAAGACTGTTTCCATGCGAATGCACGTAATAGGACATATAAGATTTCTAGAATTTCCGGGGGGGTTGGTAA
This window of the Polyodon spathula isolate WHYD16114869_AA chromosome 24, ASM1765450v1, whole genome shotgun sequence genome carries:
- the LOC121298554 gene encoding kin of IRRE-like protein 1 encodes the protein MRASWIVLSLCLLEGGRAAYFSQEPQDQMVVSGQSVTLPCVIVGYRGMVQWTKDGLALGGERDLPGWTRYSIMGAPMSDEHSLLIDSAELTDDAVYECQATQAALRSHRARLTVLVPPEDPTVDDGPVVRLKAHEPYNLTCRASGAKPAAEITWYREGELQEAAVYSKSLMEDGKRELSSSMLLVTPEDQDTGRAFTCHVSNPAAPAGKQTSVTLNVQHPPTVTLSVEPQTVLEGAKVLFVCFASANPEITGYRWAKGGVLISEANGDSLEATVDHTYFTDPVSCEVSNSVGSTNVSTLVDVQFGPMLMSEPKPQSVDVGMDAAFTCSWTGNPPLTLAWTKVGSNVVSGPALIFSTYSNNPTGTMKRGEIPKVNHDESAKAVLSCPLDSHFILFLTCHRNGKHSELKAVPRRMLGAKAVQSHVPLSGSGEQEVTLTVKVRPAMALPGRGEVERPHSIWGVLCPPLITAEPLQHAAKGGNAKLECFVDSTPPPDKIYRDGPDQEEPLGGTVLRLSPAKCSGGGWFVASVAGGVMSSLVITETTEHDFSIRYNCSAWNRFGEGVALLTLQEQEVLPLMIIVGAAVGGGAILLACILVIILLRCRNSGKGEVKAPMHALSKSDIRVQIVHSDHNVARTNEDEEEDVKETMVGHLF